One Phoenix dactylifera cultivar Barhee BC4 unplaced genomic scaffold, palm_55x_up_171113_PBpolish2nd_filt_p 000026F, whole genome shotgun sequence genomic window carries:
- the LOC103713835 gene encoding serine/threonine-protein phosphatase 6 regulatory subunit 3-like isoform X2 yields MNLLFSFLKPDHPHSTLLAGYFSKVVICLMLRKTSTLMSYVQGHPEIIRQLVDLIGITSIMEVLIRLIGADETMYSNCTDTMRWLEDTNVLEMIVDKFSLSDSAEVHANASEILCAITRYAPPGLAAKICSPSFVGRLFRHALEDSRPKSVLVHSLSVCVSLLDPKRLLSSSYQSFRSQLSHGAMVAASPETVDGMLESLGDLLKLLDVSSSESILPTTYGTLQPPLGKHRLKIVEFISVLLTIGSDSAEKELIRLGAIKCVIDLFLEYPYNNFLHHHVENIVVSCLESKNTPLIEHVLHDCDIVGKILSAEKQSTLSADSSKPTVSAQGKSPPRIGNVGHMTRIANKLCQYANNNSLIQTYLQENSEWVEWHASVLLKRNAVENVYQWACGRPTSLQDRGRDSDDEDFRDRDYDVAALASNLSQAFKYGIYSNDDIEEAQGTLERDDEDVYFDDESAEVVISSLRLGDDQDSSLFTNSNWFAFEDGKAVHERSTGSLASPSPNSDETARNIDEADEVVVGENEDIIDDKTSLQVSELCTTPGEPESMLLGNGPIKESKEDSGKSSLNEGDKPPEWVEWRETLESGTLPDINRTSGVPNGELEKDEDEHTIYEVTSDGGKCLSSSGDAEVERHGDDAGGSPGSTGAVTESLPESGNAGLCANSSESSKSVNGDTSSELSTSRDAVEDAEHEKKAVENMGN; encoded by the exons GGCCATCCGGAGATAATCCGCCAACTTGTTGATCTCATTGGCATCACATCTATCATGGAG GTACTGATTCGGTTGATTGGAGCTGATGAAACTATGTATTCCAACTGCACAGATACAATGCGATGGTTGGAAGATACAAATGTTCTTGAGATGATTGTGGATAAGTTCAGCTTATCG GACTCTGCTGAAGTGCATGCCAATGCATCAGAGATTCTTTGTGCCATAACTCGATATGCCCCCCCAGGTCTTGCTGCTAAGATTTGCAGTCCAAG TTTTGTGGGAAGATTATTTCGTCATGCACTGGAAGATTCAAGACCTAAATCTGTTCTAGTACACTCATTGTCTGTATGTGTATCTTTGTTAGATCCCAAAAGACTATTATCATCTTCCTATCAATCATTTAGGAGCCAGCTGAGTCATGGGGCAATGGTTGCTGCTAGTCCTGAGACAGTTGATGGCATGCTGGAGAGCCTAG GTGATTTATTGAAGTTGTTGGATGTTTCTTCTTCTGAAAGCATATTGCCTACCACATACGGAACCTTACAGCCTCCCCTTGGAAAGCATCGTTTGAAG ATTGTGGAGTTCATTTCGGTTTTATTGACAATTGGTAGTGACTCTGCTGAAAAGGAACTGATCCGGCTAGGAGCCATAAAATGTGTTATAGATTTGTTTTTGGA GTACCCTTACAATAATTTTTTGCATCACCATGTGGAGAACATTGTAGTATCATGCTTAGAGAGCAAGAATACTCCGCTAATTGAACATGTTCTTCATGACTGTGACATTGTTGGTAAAATTCTATCAGCAGAAAAACAGTCTACACTGTCCGCTGATTCAAGCAAG CCAACAGTGTCTGCGCAGGGAAAATCACCTCCCAGGATAGGAAATGTTGGTCACATGACACGCATAGCTAACAAGCTTTGTCAGTATGCGAATAACAACAGCTTAATCCAGACGTATTTGCAG GAAAATAGTGAATGGGTTGAATGGCATGCAAGTGTCTTGCTCAAACGAAATGCGGTGGAAAATGTCTATCAGTGGGCTTGTGG GCGTCCAACTTCACTACAGGACCGAGGCAGGGATAGTGATGACGAAGACTTCCGAGATAGGGACTATGATGTGGCAGCACTGGCTAGTAACTTGAGTCAGGCCTTTAAATATGGAATTTACAGTAATGATGATATTGAAGAg GCTCAAGGCACACTTGAACGAGATGATGAG GATGTTTATTTTGATGATGAATCGGCAGAAGTTGTTATTTCATCTCTTCGTTTGGGGGATGACCAGGACAG TTCTCTCTTCACAAACTCAAACTGGTTTGCTTTTGAAGACGGCAAAGCAGTTCATGAGCGTTCAACTGGTTCCCTTGCTTCACCATCACCCAATTCAGATGAGACAGCACGTAATATAGATGAGGCTGATGAGGTCGTCGTTGGTGAAAATGAAGATATAATTGACGACAAAACATCTTTACAAGTGTCCGAGTTATGTACCACTCCAGGGGAGCCTGAAAGTATGCTTTTGGGAAATGGTCCCATCAAGGAGTCCAAAGAAGACTCTGGAAAGTCGAGTTTAAATGAAGGCGACAAGCCACCTGAGTGGGTTGAATGGAGAGAGACATTGGAATCAGGTACCCTGCCTGATATCAATCGAACTTCAGGCGTTCCAAATGGTGAGCTTGAAAAAGATGAAGATGAGCACACTATTTACGAGGTTACCTCAGATGGAGGGAAATGTTTGTCATCATCAGGGGATGCAGAAGTAGAAAGGCATGGTGACGATGCAGGTGGATCACCTGGGTCAACTGGTGCGGTCACCGAAAGTTTGCCAGAATCTGGGAACGCTGGTCTATGTGCCAATTCATCTGAATCGTCTAAATCTGTTAATGGTGATACAAGTTCAGAGTTATCAACCAGTCGAGATGCAGTTGAGGATGCAGAACATGAGAAGAAAGCTGTTGAGAATATGGGGAACTAA